Sequence from the Herbaspirillum sp. meg3 genome:
ATGGCATGCCGCTTATCAGCAGCACAGTACTGACCAGCGCGATGGCGATCGCCACGGGATTGGCCAGCGGAGAAAACTTGCAGCGGCCGTAGATCCAGTATGCGACAACATACGCGCACAAAGTCAACGTCAACCCCAGCAGCGGCGAGGCCGACAGATACACCCAGATCAGACCGAATGGCGGCAGCTCACGCATGATCGTCCTCCTTGCCTTCGTCCGGCTTGCCAAGCAAAGCTTCTCGTCGTTTCTGCCAGTTCATGACAGCACGGGTGACGGTGGCAGTCACAGCCAGCGTCAGCAAGGTACTGACCGCGACCGCCAGAATGACCGTTATCCAGTGTCCTTTCACCTGCCCGGCAGCGGCGACGATGCCGACACCGGCCGGCACAAACAGCAGGGACAGATGCCGCAGCAGCTCGGAAGCCGTCGCTTCGACTTTCTCCAGCAAAGGCGGATACGCCACCAGGCTGAAAAACAGCAGCAGCATACCGACGACGGGACCGGGAATCGGGAGTTTCAGGGCGAAAGTAATGCCTTCGCCGAGACATTGGAAGACCAGCAGGGTCGCGAAACTGGCAAGCA
This genomic interval carries:
- a CDS encoding CidA/LrgA family protein, whose amino-acid sequence is MLASFATLLVFQCLGEGITFALKLPIPGPVVGMLLLFFSLVAYPPLLEKVEATASELLRHLSLLFVPAGVGIVAAAGQVKGHWITVILAVAVSTLLTLAVTATVTRAVMNWQKRREALLGKPDEGKEDDHA